A single window of Nicotiana sylvestris chromosome 5, ASM39365v2, whole genome shotgun sequence DNA harbors:
- the LOC104225440 gene encoding pleiotropic drug resistance protein 1-like isoform X1 has translation MEPANLNILRGSNSLRGNFRANSSSIFSRSARDEDDEEALKWAALEKLPTFDRLRKGLLFGSEGDSAAEVDITDIGHQERKSLLERLVKVADEDNEKFLLKLKNRIDTVGIDMPSIEVRYENLTIEADAYVGSRALPTFINFITNFFETVEFSSHSTK, from the exons ATGGAGCCAGCAAATCTTAATATTTTAAGAGGGAGTAATAGTTTAAGGGGAAATTTTAGGGCAAATAGTAGTTCAATATTTTCACGTTCAGCTAgagatgaagatgatgaagaAGCTCTTAAATGGGCTGCTTTAGAAAAATTGCCAACTTTTGATCGTCTGAGAAAAGGTTTATTGTTTGGATCAGAAGGTGATTCTGCTGCTGAAGTTGATATAACTGATATTGGACATCAAGAAAGGAAATCTTTACTTGAGAGGCTTGTTAAAGTTGCAGATGAAGATAACGAGAAGTTCTTGTTGAAACTCAAGAATAGAATTGACAC AGTTGGCATTGATATGCCATCAATAGAAGTAAGATATGAGAATCTAACTATTGAGGCAGATGCATATGTAGGAAGCAGAGCTTTGCCTACTTTTATCAACTTCATTACCAACTTCTTTGAG ACTGTTGAATTCTCTTCACATTCTACCAAGTAA
- the LOC104225440 gene encoding pleiotropic drug resistance protein 1-like isoform X2, whose protein sequence is MEPANLNILRGSNSLRGNFRANSSSIFSRSARDEDDEEALKWAALEKLPTFDRLRKGLLFGSEGDSAAEVDITDIGHQERKSLLERLVKVADEDNEKFLLKLKNRIDTSCVRAVEATSCKNTELGSVQYTLMV, encoded by the exons ATGGAGCCAGCAAATCTTAATATTTTAAGAGGGAGTAATAGTTTAAGGGGAAATTTTAGGGCAAATAGTAGTTCAATATTTTCACGTTCAGCTAgagatgaagatgatgaagaAGCTCTTAAATGGGCTGCTTTAGAAAAATTGCCAACTTTTGATCGTCTGAGAAAAGGTTTATTGTTTGGATCAGAAGGTGATTCTGCTGCTGAAGTTGATATAACTGATATTGGACATCAAGAAAGGAAATCTTTACTTGAGAGGCTTGTTAAAGTTGCAGATGAAGATAACGAGAAGTTCTTGTTGAAACTCAAGAATAGAATTGACAC GTCATGTGTTCGAGCTGTGGAAGCAACCTCTTGCAAAAATACAGAGTTAGGCTCCGTACAATACACCCTTATGGTCTGA